Proteins from a genomic interval of Nitrospina gracilis Nb-211:
- a CDS encoding ABC-F family ATP-binding cassette domain-containing protein, with product MIQLQNLKKQYGPKVLFDGVGFHLKPGERVGLVGENGMGKTTLFRVIVGHEDVDAGRVHIRKGARVAMLSQELETVPQTVLERVVEGDARFAEVQKEMERLHNDTAFHDSNPEEWSRRYGDLQHEFERHGGYERESRAQSILSGLGFRADQVHKPLETFSGGWRMRAELARLLLQSPDVLLLDEPTNHLDLQSVVWLESFLKTYEGSLLLISHDRRFLNALAGRIAELDRGKLTVYTGNYDDYERQKAERIAQLEAEAANQQRRVAEIERFVERFRAKNTKATQVQSRIKQLEKMEKVETHRGTKTIHFRFPQPGRTGRIVARLENVDKAYGPVTVYRDFSIQIERGMKIALVGPNGAGKSTLLKLLAAQVEADAGTIELGHNVTRAYYAQHHVEILNPQHTVLQSLDESAPQLTLTAQRNILGAFLFSGDDVDKKVGVLSGGERSRLSLARMLAAPAPFLLLDEPTNHLDIRSCEILAAALADFDGTVVTISHDRYFLDGLINRVWEVDGGQLKEYLGNFSHYEWMKRKEEERAAEAESKSAASEKTTPARRDKEQKRKEAEERNRRYRRLKPLKERAEALEKKLELVMGEKAELEERLADSDIYQERNKDTLMQSLARQKELTAEENTLLTEWDRVHYEIEALSDNAPAS from the coding sequence ATGATCCAACTTCAAAACCTCAAAAAGCAGTATGGACCGAAGGTGCTGTTCGACGGCGTCGGGTTCCACCTGAAGCCCGGCGAGCGCGTCGGCCTCGTCGGTGAAAACGGCATGGGCAAAACAACCCTGTTTCGCGTCATCGTCGGACACGAGGACGTCGATGCCGGACGCGTGCATATCCGCAAGGGTGCGCGCGTCGCCATGCTGTCGCAGGAGCTGGAGACCGTGCCGCAGACGGTGCTCGAACGCGTGGTGGAAGGCGATGCGCGCTTCGCCGAGGTGCAGAAGGAAATGGAACGCCTGCACAACGACACGGCGTTCCATGACAGCAACCCGGAGGAATGGAGCCGGCGTTACGGCGATCTGCAACACGAGTTCGAACGCCACGGCGGCTACGAACGCGAATCGCGGGCACAGTCGATTTTATCCGGGCTCGGTTTCAGGGCCGATCAGGTTCACAAACCGCTGGAGACGTTTTCAGGCGGCTGGCGCATGCGTGCGGAACTGGCGCGCCTGCTGTTGCAAAGCCCGGACGTGCTTCTGCTGGACGAACCGACCAACCACCTCGACCTGCAATCGGTGGTGTGGCTGGAATCGTTTCTGAAAACGTACGAAGGCAGTCTGCTTCTCATCTCCCACGACCGGCGGTTTCTGAACGCGCTGGCGGGACGCATTGCGGAACTCGACCGCGGCAAACTGACGGTGTACACGGGCAACTACGACGATTACGAGCGGCAGAAGGCCGAGCGCATCGCCCAACTCGAAGCCGAAGCCGCCAACCAGCAGAGGCGCGTCGCCGAGATCGAACGTTTTGTCGAGCGCTTCCGCGCCAAGAACACGAAAGCGACGCAGGTGCAAAGCCGCATCAAGCAACTGGAAAAGATGGAGAAGGTGGAGACGCACCGCGGCACCAAGACCATCCACTTCCGCTTTCCGCAACCGGGAAGGACGGGCCGCATCGTGGCGCGCCTGGAGAACGTGGACAAGGCATATGGACCCGTCACCGTGTACCGCGACTTTTCCATCCAGATCGAGCGCGGCATGAAGATCGCGCTGGTCGGACCCAACGGCGCCGGCAAATCGACCCTGCTCAAACTGCTGGCGGCGCAGGTGGAAGCCGATGCGGGAACCATCGAGCTCGGCCATAACGTGACGCGCGCCTACTACGCCCAACACCACGTCGAGATACTCAATCCGCAACATACCGTTCTTCAGTCTTTGGACGAATCCGCACCGCAGTTGACCCTGACCGCGCAGAGGAACATCCTGGGCGCGTTCCTATTTTCCGGCGACGACGTGGACAAGAAAGTCGGCGTGCTCTCCGGCGGCGAGCGCTCACGCCTGTCGCTGGCGCGCATGCTGGCCGCGCCCGCACCGTTCCTCCTGCTCGACGAGCCGACCAACCACCTTGACATCCGCTCGTGCGAGATCCTGGCGGCGGCGCTGGCCGACTTCGACGGCACGGTGGTGACCATCTCGCACGACCGCTACTTCCTCGACGGGCTCATCAACCGCGTGTGGGAGGTGGACGGCGGCCAGTTGAAGGAATACCTCGGCAACTTCAGCCACTACGAGTGGATGAAAAGGAAAGAGGAAGAACGCGCGGCGGAGGCGGAGTCGAAGTCCGCCGCATCCGAAAAAACCACGCCCGCCCGCCGGGACAAGGAACAGAAACGCAAGGAAGCCGAGGAACGCAACCGGCGCTACCGCCGGTTGAAGCCGCTCAAGGAACGCGCCGAGGCGCTGGAGAAAAAACTCGAACTGGTGATGGGCGAAAAAGCGGAACTGGAGGAACGGCTGGCTGATTCCGACATCTACCAGGAGCGCAACAAGGACACGCTGATGCAGTCCCTCGCCCGGCAGAAGGAATTGACCGCCGAGGAAAACACCCTGCTCACCGAATGGGACCGGGTCCACTACGAGATCGAAGCCCTGTCGGACAACGCCCCCGCCTCCTGA
- a CDS encoding ABC transporter permease: MNEAATPTAETLAAEGMVPEETPFQERWRIFSRNKMALASMWFLAFLLVVAIGGKLLTMHHERFDPTTVRLVEKFKPPLTPYNTELVKEAERPLMGIYLLGTDELGRDVFARMLEGTFVSLTVGFVAVGISVTVGIFLGGLAGFYGRVRLGFITVDTLIMRFVDIMLCFPTFFLILTVVALLPPSIYNIMIVIGLTGWMGTARLVRAEFLALREQDYVLAAKSQAIPEMRIIFQHIVPNAIAPVLVSATIGVATAILTESALSFLGFGVQPPDATWGNILSDGRAFIFDAPWLTFIPGFTILFVVLAFNLFGEGLREAYNPKLRQR, encoded by the coding sequence ATGAACGAAGCCGCAACGCCAACAGCCGAAACCCTCGCCGCCGAAGGCATGGTGCCGGAGGAAACCCCGTTTCAGGAACGCTGGCGCATTTTCAGCCGGAACAAGATGGCGCTGGCGTCGATGTGGTTCCTCGCCTTCCTGCTCGTCGTCGCCATCGGCGGCAAACTGCTCACCATGCACCACGAGCGGTTCGATCCCACCACCGTGCGCCTGGTGGAAAAATTCAAACCACCGTTGACACCCTACAATACCGAGTTGGTCAAGGAAGCCGAGCGGCCCCTCATGGGCATCTACCTGCTGGGCACGGACGAGTTGGGGCGCGATGTGTTCGCGCGCATGCTGGAGGGCACGTTCGTTTCGCTCACCGTCGGTTTCGTCGCCGTTGGCATTTCCGTCACCGTCGGCATTTTCCTCGGCGGGCTGGCGGGATTTTACGGCCGCGTGCGGCTGGGATTCATCACCGTGGACACGCTCATCATGCGGTTCGTGGATATCATGCTGTGCTTTCCTACGTTCTTCCTCATCCTCACCGTGGTGGCGCTGTTGCCACCCAGCATCTACAACATCATGATCGTCATCGGCCTCACCGGCTGGATGGGCACAGCCCGCCTGGTGCGTGCGGAGTTCCTTGCGTTGCGCGAACAGGACTACGTCCTCGCCGCCAAAAGCCAGGCGATCCCGGAAATGCGCATCATCTTTCAGCACATCGTGCCAAACGCCATCGCCCCGGTGCTGGTATCGGCGACCATCGGCGTGGCCACGGCGATCCTCACCGAGTCGGCTTTGAGCTTCCTTGGCTTCGGCGTACAGCCTCCGGACGCGACGTGGGGCAACATCCTGTCCGACGGCCGGGCGTTCATCTTCGATGCGCCATGGTTGACTTTCATCCCCGGTTTCACCATTCTGTTCGTGGTGCTCGCGTTCAACCTGTTTGGCGAAGGACTGCGCGAAGCCTACAATCCCAAGCTCCGCCAGCGGTGA
- a CDS encoding ABC transporter permease: MTAFIIRNIGQRIILLVFISLIAHTIVHLAPGEPSLVDPANPRMKAEDIQRIRDAFHLDDPLHVQYFYWMRDLFTGQLKSFKDNQPVLAKIWDRFLNSLPLFIVATLITWSVAFPMGIKAAIHRNSMFDRSTTFLSYALISIPGFFLAYILIIFVAQNLNVSVIGRQTFGFEDAGALFQSMDYVWHLTLPSLMTAITGLAVLSRYVRSQMLEVINQDYIRTARAKGLDEDTVIYRHGLRNALLPFITMFGLLIPGLIGGSVIFETIFAWPGMGRLGYEAILARDFPVILTLNFIAAVLTLIGTLVSDILYAVADPRIKF; this comes from the coding sequence ATGACCGCATTCATCATCCGCAATATCGGCCAGCGCATCATCCTGCTGGTGTTCATCTCGCTCATCGCGCACACCATCGTGCACCTGGCGCCCGGCGAGCCGAGCCTGGTCGATCCCGCCAACCCGCGCATGAAGGCGGAAGACATCCAGCGCATCCGCGACGCATTCCACCTGGACGATCCTCTGCACGTGCAATACTTCTACTGGATGCGCGACCTGTTCACCGGGCAGTTGAAATCGTTCAAGGACAACCAGCCGGTGCTGGCGAAAATCTGGGACCGCTTTCTGAACTCCCTGCCGCTGTTCATCGTCGCCACGCTCATCACCTGGAGCGTCGCGTTTCCCATGGGCATCAAGGCGGCGATCCACCGCAACTCGATGTTCGACCGCTCGACCACGTTTCTCTCGTATGCGTTGATCTCGATCCCCGGCTTCTTCCTCGCCTACATCCTCATCATCTTCGTGGCGCAGAATCTGAATGTGTCGGTGATCGGCAGGCAGACTTTCGGCTTCGAGGACGCAGGCGCGCTGTTTCAGTCGATGGACTATGTCTGGCACCTCACCCTGCCCTCGTTGATGACGGCCATCACCGGGCTGGCGGTGCTGTCGCGTTATGTACGCTCGCAGATGCTGGAGGTGATCAACCAGGACTACATCCGCACCGCCCGCGCCAAGGGACTGGACGAGGACACGGTCATTTACCGCCACGGCCTGCGCAACGCGTTACTGCCGTTCATCACCATGTTCGGCCTGTTGATCCCCGGGCTGATCGGCGGGTCGGTGATCTTCGAAACCATTTTCGCCTGGCCCGGCATGGGACGGCTGGGTTACGAAGCCATCCTGGCGCGGGATTTTCCGGTGATCCTGACGCTCAACTTCATCGCCGCGGTGCTGACGCTCATCGGCACGCTGGTGTCGGACATCCTGTACGCGGTGGCCGACCCGCGCATCAAATTCTGA
- a CDS encoding Nif3-like dinuclear metal center hexameric protein, which yields MDIIQISHYLDQLLDIHNIKDASRAVNGLQVENKGDIKKVGLAVDACQATIDMAIDAECDMMFVHHGLFWGGLQPVRGAHYKKLARMVEANLGLYSAHIPLDVHPVLGNNRQLADVIGLDNLQEFALNDGQYIGLRGTVAPKTGHELGGMLSEALQTNVRVIGDGVIRSVGLVTGGAGKLLGEAIREGLDCFITGEGDAYQFHDAVENGCVLIFAGHYATETGGVMAVGRHLEEQFDLETTFLDYPTGL from the coding sequence ATGGACATTATACAGATCAGCCATTACCTCGACCAACTGCTCGACATCCATAATATCAAGGATGCCTCCCGCGCGGTCAACGGATTGCAGGTCGAAAACAAAGGCGACATCAAAAAAGTGGGGCTGGCCGTCGATGCCTGCCAGGCCACCATCGACATGGCCATCGACGCCGAGTGCGACATGATGTTCGTGCACCACGGCCTGTTCTGGGGCGGGCTGCAACCGGTACGCGGCGCGCATTACAAAAAACTCGCGCGCATGGTGGAAGCCAACCTCGGCCTCTACTCGGCACACATCCCGTTGGACGTGCATCCGGTGCTGGGCAACAACCGGCAGTTGGCGGATGTCATCGGCCTCGACAATTTGCAGGAGTTCGCCCTCAACGATGGACAGTATATCGGCCTGCGTGGCACCGTTGCGCCGAAGACGGGGCACGAACTGGGCGGGATGTTGTCCGAAGCGCTGCAAACGAACGTGCGCGTCATCGGCGACGGGGTGATCCGTTCCGTGGGACTCGTCACCGGCGGCGCCGGGAAACTTTTGGGCGAGGCCATCCGCGAAGGGCTCGACTGCTTCATCACCGGCGAAGGAGATGCCTACCAGTTTCACGATGCGGTGGAGAACGGCTGTGTTTTGATATTCGCCGGGCACTACGCCACCGAGACCGGCGGTGTGATGGCCGTGGGCCGTCACCTCGAAGAACAGTTCGACCTCGAAACCACCTTCCTCGATTACCCGACCGGACTGTGA
- a CDS encoding diacylglycerol/lipid kinase family protein, which yields MSRPPSTPPRKRLAVVCNPKAGRAGTRFSGTLDELARLGVEVEVWKTQAAGDAIGLAQKAAEAGGFDAVVAAGGDGTFNEAANGLINTTVPLGILPVGTVNVLATEIGLKSTPEHIARTLAFGEARRIYPAKMNGRSFLLMAGCGLDARAVAGVSRHLKKLFGPGAYAWSALKEVFKWDPAVLEVEIDGARHTCRWVLACKAVHYGGPYRVAPGADLAVPRLEVLLFQSRTPWGRLAEVAVAMLGRRFGIDTGIHVVETDRLRVTGPDGEPVQVDGDEAGTLPVDLSVGADTLNLIYPVQ from the coding sequence ATGAGCAGGCCTCCTTCGACCCCTCCCCGCAAACGGCTTGCCGTGGTGTGCAATCCCAAGGCCGGGCGCGCGGGAACGCGTTTTTCAGGAACGCTCGACGAACTCGCCAGGCTGGGTGTTGAGGTGGAAGTGTGGAAGACGCAGGCGGCCGGCGACGCCATCGGGCTGGCGCAGAAGGCGGCGGAGGCTGGTGGATTCGATGCCGTGGTGGCCGCGGGCGGCGACGGCACCTTCAATGAAGCCGCCAATGGTCTGATCAACACCACCGTTCCGCTGGGCATCCTGCCCGTCGGCACGGTCAACGTGCTGGCCACGGAAATCGGGTTGAAGTCCACCCCCGAACACATCGCGCGCACGTTGGCGTTCGGTGAGGCGCGCAGAATTTATCCGGCGAAGATGAACGGCCGGAGTTTCCTGTTGATGGCGGGATGTGGACTCGATGCCCGCGCCGTGGCGGGGGTGTCGCGTCATTTAAAGAAACTGTTCGGCCCCGGCGCCTACGCCTGGTCGGCATTGAAAGAAGTTTTTAAATGGGACCCCGCCGTGCTGGAGGTGGAGATCGACGGCGCCCGTCATACCTGCCGCTGGGTGCTGGCCTGCAAGGCGGTGCATTATGGAGGGCCCTACCGCGTGGCGCCGGGAGCGGATTTAGCGGTGCCGCGCCTGGAGGTGCTGCTGTTCCAAAGCCGCACGCCGTGGGGCCGCCTGGCCGAAGTGGCGGTGGCCATGCTGGGGCGGCGGTTCGGGATCGATACAGGAATCCACGTGGTGGAAACAGACCGCCTGCGGGTGACGGGTCCGGACGGCGAGCCCGTTCAAGTGGACGGCGACGAGGCGGGCACCCTGCCCGTGGATCTCAGTGTCGGCGCCGATACGTTGAATCTGATTTATCCCGTTCAGTAA
- a CDS encoding PCP reductase family protein, producing the protein MQEDYTAHEKEIEASDRINHPYADENGVEWTVEAWERVKHAPEFVRPGIRKLMVQRAVKRNYKYITSDFLTEIRNESMMLVSKRVRQFGFEELSMGAFDVAKQKMAESPRKVEVIEEIQDFLALRTEKKEDIVDKFKNYMESAPTSGMPWTQDAMEKMEKVPPFVLGMAKQTIEARARQRGDKMVTPDIIDEVFTNVMPASAKEAMGMEVTEEDKQRDVDYANQQDDEPNFGMQWEDAAKAKVMRIPIPFIREMAIQRIEQEVSKEGAERVTMELFEKHRFSF; encoded by the coding sequence ATGCAAGAAGATTACACAGCCCACGAAAAAGAAATCGAGGCCTCCGACCGCATCAACCACCCGTACGCCGACGAAAACGGCGTGGAGTGGACGGTTGAAGCCTGGGAGCGGGTCAAGCACGCGCCGGAGTTCGTGCGTCCCGGCATCCGCAAGCTGATGGTCCAGCGGGCCGTCAAGAGAAACTACAAATATATCACGTCCGATTTCCTCACCGAAATCCGCAACGAGTCGATGATGCTGGTCTCCAAGCGCGTCCGGCAGTTCGGCTTCGAGGAATTGTCGATGGGCGCGTTCGACGTCGCCAAACAGAAGATGGCTGAGAGCCCGCGCAAGGTGGAAGTGATCGAGGAGATTCAGGACTTCCTCGCGCTCCGTACCGAAAAGAAAGAAGACATCGTCGACAAGTTCAAGAACTACATGGAGTCCGCGCCGACCAGCGGCATGCCGTGGACGCAGGACGCCATGGAAAAGATGGAAAAGGTGCCTCCGTTCGTGCTGGGCATGGCGAAGCAGACCATCGAGGCGCGCGCCCGCCAGCGCGGCGACAAGATGGTGACGCCGGACATCATCGACGAAGTGTTCACCAACGTCATGCCCGCCTCCGCCAAGGAAGCGATGGGCATGGAAGTGACCGAGGAAGACAAACAGCGCGACGTCGATTACGCCAATCAGCAGGACGACGAGCCGAATTTCGGCATGCAATGGGAGGACGCGGCGAAGGCCAAGGTCATGCGCATCCCCATCCCGTTCATCCGCGAAATGGCGATCCAGCGCATCGAACAGGAAGTCTCCAAGGAAGGCGCGGAGCGCGTCACTATGGAGCTGTTCGAGAAACACCGCTTCTCGTTTTAA
- a CDS encoding fused MFS/spermidine synthase — protein sequence MSSIHRSPMVYGFFFVSGITALVYEIIWTRMLTLVFGHTVYSVSVVLAAFMAGLGFGSYVWGHVIDRAVEEDRHPPLVVYAFIEILIFASAALLTLIFYKFHVFYAWFHQFVPDSPALFAAIKALLAFLLMFVPTTFMGATLPIISKYYVTDDARLGTQVGYLYALNTLGASAGCLLTGFIFISLFGVVQTALLAAAANLIIGIGCIRIYQEENPGAKIIPRLPKPTWPRFEADASQKLWMAVAFISGLTALAYEVLWTRLLVFSIASTVYSFSIMLAVFLLGICLGSVLAVPVIAKCRDLRNVLMVLQAGIAGYVTFTLFNMEALLSTPWNSYDLDQPFTTFWRYLKDSSALMLVPTTFLGMSLPILIKLASGDHAHVGGGTGRVYAANTVGAIFGSLVAGFVLLPLIGTEQSLVAVATLNLFVVALLFRTGSAPLKVRKAGTPAIVAVILVFTLAMPGDLLNPFFMRDSVGQRDVKSLLYFEEGLTDTVAVFEDSYGILDPDAKRLITNGISMSASNVIATRYMKLFAHVPILLSDTPDNVLVICFGTGQTTGAAGIHPRVKSVDSIELSSSVINAAPAFAKENHDVVNNDKVNIVIQDGRNFLLTTGKKYDVITGEPPPPRTAFTVNLYTRDFYEQALRVLKPGGIVAQWVPLHSQSALEVDMHFKTFLSVFPHAQAWMSVANEMLLIGSDQPIDIDLAKLKTRFAEPRIKQAMEAIHIPDVHSFLANIWFLEEQLHALAEGQPLITDNRPRIEFYLDYGNVVGMPGLERIVFNRVDAGAFWQRVKNADADDEAAFRSQYRVMDLYQRGVMYANREMLLEAMRLASDDSLLRYHLQAGEPQIQELLEQVEADPKNLEALLNLGHSFYQLGQYEKSLEFLNMVQKRQPENPFAALYTGYDLMELGRLKQAEAVLKDAVRKNPGEMRNVMQQVGLIDLLQKLEENPGDLLLLNAAAKFYNVRGEHLKSLEYSSRVLAKDSLNREALQSQMFSYRGLGQPREVIATGFRYGNVDPDDLQYMYLMAEMYIKILNCEKAIPFLEKILAVDDTYQNAQRWLDRCQKKKGEAVPAA from the coding sequence ATGAGTTCAATCCACCGTTCCCCAATGGTTTACGGCTTTTTCTTCGTTTCGGGGATCACGGCCCTGGTATATGAAATCATCTGGACCCGGATGCTGACCCTGGTGTTCGGCCACACGGTGTACTCCGTTTCGGTGGTGCTGGCGGCATTCATGGCCGGGCTGGGTTTCGGCAGTTACGTGTGGGGCCACGTCATCGACCGTGCGGTGGAAGAGGACCGGCACCCGCCTCTGGTCGTCTATGCCTTCATCGAGATCCTGATCTTCGCCTCGGCGGCGCTCCTCACCCTCATTTTCTACAAGTTCCACGTGTTCTACGCGTGGTTCCACCAGTTTGTGCCGGACTCGCCCGCATTGTTCGCGGCGATCAAGGCTCTGCTGGCGTTCCTGTTGATGTTCGTGCCGACGACGTTCATGGGCGCGACGCTCCCCATCATCAGCAAGTATTACGTCACCGACGACGCGCGCCTCGGCACGCAGGTCGGGTATTTGTATGCGCTCAACACGCTGGGAGCGTCGGCGGGCTGCCTGCTCACCGGCTTCATTTTCATTTCGCTGTTCGGCGTCGTGCAGACGGCCCTGCTTGCGGCGGCGGCGAACCTGATCATCGGCATCGGTTGCATCCGTATCTACCAGGAAGAAAACCCCGGCGCCAAAATCATCCCGCGCCTGCCGAAACCCACCTGGCCGCGTTTTGAAGCCGATGCGTCGCAAAAGCTGTGGATGGCGGTGGCGTTCATCAGCGGCCTCACGGCGCTCGCTTATGAGGTGTTGTGGACGCGTCTCCTGGTCTTCAGCATCGCCAGCACGGTGTATTCGTTCAGCATCATGCTCGCTGTGTTCCTGCTCGGCATCTGCCTGGGTAGCGTGCTCGCCGTTCCCGTCATCGCCAAATGCCGCGACTTGCGCAACGTGCTGATGGTTCTGCAGGCGGGCATTGCGGGGTACGTGACGTTCACGCTGTTCAATATGGAAGCGTTGTTGTCGACGCCGTGGAACAGCTACGACCTCGACCAGCCCTTCACCACCTTCTGGCGGTATCTGAAAGACTCGTCGGCGCTGATGCTGGTGCCGACGACGTTCCTCGGCATGAGCCTGCCGATCTTGATCAAGCTCGCCTCCGGCGACCACGCGCACGTGGGTGGGGGCACGGGACGCGTCTATGCCGCCAACACGGTGGGTGCGATCTTCGGCTCGCTGGTGGCGGGATTCGTGTTGTTGCCGCTCATCGGCACGGAGCAGAGCCTGGTGGCGGTGGCGACGCTGAACCTGTTCGTGGTGGCCCTGCTGTTCCGCACCGGAAGCGCGCCCCTTAAAGTGCGCAAGGCCGGCACGCCCGCCATCGTGGCGGTGATCCTCGTGTTCACCCTCGCCATGCCTGGCGACCTGCTCAATCCCTTCTTCATGCGTGACAGCGTCGGCCAGCGCGACGTGAAAAGCCTTTTGTATTTTGAAGAAGGGTTGACCGACACCGTCGCCGTGTTCGAGGACAGCTACGGCATCCTCGATCCCGACGCCAAGCGCCTCATCACCAACGGCATCTCCATGTCCGCGTCGAACGTCATCGCCACGCGCTACATGAAACTGTTCGCGCACGTGCCGATTCTTTTGTCCGACACCCCGGACAACGTGCTGGTCATCTGTTTCGGCACGGGGCAGACGACGGGGGCGGCGGGGATTCATCCAAGAGTCAAGTCGGTGGACAGCATCGAGCTTTCATCCAGCGTCATCAACGCCGCTCCGGCGTTCGCCAAGGAAAACCACGACGTGGTGAACAACGACAAGGTGAACATCGTTATCCAGGACGGACGCAATTTCCTGCTCACCACCGGCAAGAAGTACGACGTGATCACCGGCGAGCCGCCGCCGCCGCGGACGGCGTTCACGGTGAATCTGTACACGCGCGATTTTTACGAGCAGGCACTGCGCGTGCTCAAGCCCGGCGGCATCGTCGCCCAGTGGGTGCCGCTCCACAGCCAGAGCGCGCTTGAGGTGGACATGCACTTCAAAACGTTCCTGTCCGTGTTCCCGCATGCACAGGCGTGGATGTCCGTCGCCAACGAAATGCTTTTGATCGGATCCGATCAGCCGATCGACATCGACCTCGCCAAACTGAAAACGCGTTTTGCCGAGCCGCGCATCAAACAGGCGATGGAGGCCATCCACATTCCGGACGTGCACTCCTTTCTCGCCAACATCTGGTTTCTGGAAGAGCAACTGCACGCGCTGGCCGAAGGCCAGCCGCTCATCACCGACAACCGGCCGCGCATCGAGTTCTACCTCGACTACGGCAACGTCGTCGGCATGCCGGGACTGGAGCGCATCGTGTTCAACCGCGTGGATGCCGGCGCCTTCTGGCAGCGCGTGAAGAACGCGGACGCCGACGATGAAGCGGCATTCCGCAGTCAGTACCGGGTGATGGATCTCTACCAGCGCGGCGTCATGTACGCCAACCGCGAGATGTTGCTGGAAGCCATGCGCTTGGCCAGCGACGACAGCCTCCTGCGTTACCACCTACAGGCGGGTGAGCCGCAGATTCAGGAACTGCTCGAGCAGGTGGAAGCCGATCCGAAAAATCTCGAAGCTCTGCTCAACCTCGGTCATTCGTTTTACCAGCTTGGCCAGTACGAAAAGAGCCTCGAGTTTTTGAACATGGTGCAGAAACGCCAGCCGGAAAACCCCTTCGCCGCGTTGTACACGGGGTATGACCTGATGGAACTGGGGCGCCTGAAGCAGGCGGAGGCGGTGCTCAAGGACGCGGTGCGGAAGAACCCCGGCGAGATGCGGAACGTCATGCAACAGGTCGGGCTGATTGATCTTCTGCAGAAGCTGGAGGAGAATCCCGGTGACCTCCTGCTCCTCAACGCCGCCGCCAAATTTTACAACGTGCGCGGCGAACACCTGAAGTCGCTCGAGTACTCGTCGCGCGTGCTGGCGAAGGACAGTCTCAACCGCGAAGCCCTGCAAAGCCAGATGTTCAGCTACCGCGGCCTCGGCCAGCCGCGCGAGGTCATTGCTACCGGTTTTCGTTACGGAAATGTGGACCCGGACGATCTGCAGTACATGTATCTGATGGCGGAGATGTATATCAAAATTCTCAATTGTGAAAAGGCCATCCCCTTCCTCGAAAAAATCCTTGCCGTGGACGACACCTACCAGAACGCGCAGAGGTGGCTGGACCGGTGCCAAAAGAAAAAGGGAGAAGCCGTTCCCGCCGCGTGA
- a CDS encoding aldo/keto reductase, whose amino-acid sequence MPDTATTQTGIMDTTALPPMEYRRFGRTNESISVLTLGGMRFEQGWDAPRDYLPKAALDNCIDTTRRALACGINHIETAHGYVKSEHLYGAALKELGTPRSAYKMMTKGAPMTADDTRRLVEDQLKALRLDYVDFYGWHGINNQERLDAAVQSGGPVETLHRLREEGLVRHIGFSTHAPLDIILAAMRTGLFDFVNLHYYYFFQRNREAIRLAGELDMGVLIISPNDKGGQLWNPSPKLTSLCSPLTPVQFNGRFCLSHPEITTLTMGFHAPEHFPQNLAILNGGNYFTPEDEPVREKMDAQTARIPDYCTVCNECLPCPENINIPEVLRFRNMLEGYGMRSFGKYRYNMLQSKGHWFPGEFANRCTECGDCLPRCPEELNIPKLLFQTHARLYSPLRIWKGRITNWLEVAWLGVRNRLRGLSPR is encoded by the coding sequence ATGCCCGACACCGCCACCACCCAGACCGGCATCATGGACACGACGGCCCTGCCGCCGATGGAGTACCGCCGCTTCGGGCGGACGAACGAGTCGATTTCCGTACTCACGCTGGGCGGCATGCGCTTCGAGCAGGGCTGGGACGCACCGCGCGACTACCTGCCGAAAGCGGCGCTCGACAACTGCATCGACACCACCCGCCGTGCGCTGGCCTGCGGCATCAACCACATTGAAACCGCCCACGGCTACGTGAAAAGCGAACACCTGTACGGCGCGGCCTTAAAAGAGCTCGGCACGCCGCGCTCGGCGTACAAGATGATGACCAAGGGCGCGCCCATGACCGCCGACGACACCCGGCGGCTGGTGGAGGACCAACTCAAAGCGTTGCGGTTGGATTACGTCGATTTCTACGGCTGGCACGGCATCAACAATCAGGAACGGCTGGATGCGGCGGTGCAGTCCGGGGGGCCCGTCGAAACCCTGCACCGCCTGCGCGAGGAAGGGCTGGTGCGGCACATCGGTTTTTCCACGCACGCGCCGCTGGATATCATCCTCGCCGCCATGCGCACCGGCCTGTTCGACTTCGTCAATCTGCACTACTATTATTTCTTCCAGCGCAACCGTGAAGCCATCCGGCTGGCGGGCGAACTCGACATGGGCGTGCTCATCATCTCGCCCAACGACAAGGGCGGGCAGTTGTGGAATCCATCGCCCAAGCTGACGTCCCTGTGCTCGCCGCTGACGCCGGTGCAGTTCAACGGGCGCTTTTGCCTGAGTCATCCGGAAATCACCACGCTGACCATGGGCTTTCACGCACCGGAACACTTTCCGCAGAACCTGGCGATTTTGAACGGCGGCAATTACTTCACGCCGGAAGACGAACCGGTGAGAGAGAAGATGGACGCCCAGACGGCGCGCATTCCCGACTACTGCACGGTGTGCAACGAATGCCTGCCCTGCCCGGAGAACATCAACATCCCGGAGGTCCTGCGGTTCCGCAACATGCTCGAAGGCTACGGCATGCGCTCGTTCGGCAAGTACCGCTACAACATGTTGCAGAGCAAGGGACACTGGTTTCCCGGCGAGTTCGCCAACCGGTGCACGGAGTGCGGCGACTGCCTGCCGCGCTGTCCGGAAGAACTGAATATCCCCAAACTGCTGTTCCAGACTCACGCGCGGCTGTACAGTCCGTTACGCATCTGGAAGGGCCGCATCACCAACTGGCTTGAGGTCGCATGGCTGGGCGTGCGCAACCGCCTGCGCGGTCTTTCCCCGCGTTGA